A segment of the Polyangiaceae bacterium genome:
GATCGGGTTTGGCGGCCTTGGGATCCGGCTCGGTCTTCGGTTCCTCGAAGTCCTTCAGCTTGCCCTTGGCGCGCTCGCGACGCGCGATGGTCTCCTCCAGCAGTGCCTGGGCGCGGAGCTTCTTCGTCTCCACAGCCTTCAAGTCCTTCGCGAGCTTGTCGACTTCGCCTTCGGACTTCGCCGCGCGAGTCAGATCCCCAGCAGTTGCCGCCCACTCGAAGGCGACCCCTTCGCTCAGCTCGGCGTGCTCGAGGTCACTCGAGGCGCGCATGTCGTCCGCGCGCTTGAGCGCCGCCTTCGCGTTCTTGACCGGCTCGGCCACCAGCTTCGGATCCGCGGAGCTGAGCCCGCCCAAGAGCTGCTCGGCGCGAGCGCGATCACCGCTCTCCCGCGCAGCGTAAGCCGCTCCACTGACGATCAGGACCAGCGCCGCAATCAGCGGCGGCTTCACTCGGATGGCTCGCACCGGCGGACTCAGCCACGAGCCGGCCGCAACGTCAAGTGTCCGGCCGGGGTGGGCGCCCGCTGAGCGGGGTTCTCGGTTGTCCCCGAAGGGCACATTGAGCGAGCGCCTGGCGGCCGCTGGGCCCGCGCCGAGGTCGCTCCGCCGGTTGGCTGAAGCGCTCGCAGAACCCGCTGTGGTCGTGTACGACTCGGCCATGGCGGAGAGCAAGGCGAGGGTTGGGTGGGATCAGTACTTCATGGAGATCGCGCGCCAGGTGGCCACGCGCTCCACTTGCAGCCGTAAGCACGTCGGCGCGGTCATCGTGCGCGACAAGATGCTGCTGGCGACGGGCTATAACGGTTCGATCCGCGGCCTCGATCACTGCGACGACGCGGGGCACATGATGGAAGACGGTCACTGTGTGCGCACAGTCCATGCGGAAGCAAACGCGATCGTCCAGGCGGCTCGCAACGGAGTGCGCATCGACAGCGCCGACATCTATGTGACAGCGTCGCCTTGCTTTGGCTGCTTCAAGCTGATCGCCAACTCTGGCATCACCCGCATTTGCTTCGGCGAGTTCTACCGCGACGAGCGCATCTTCACGCTGAGTAATCAGCTCGGCATCACCCTCGACCACATCAAGCTGGGTGAGGAGTCTGCC
Coding sequences within it:
- a CDS encoding dCMP deaminase family protein — translated: MEIARQVATRSTCSRKHVGAVIVRDKMLLATGYNGSIRGLDHCDDAGHMMEDGHCVRTVHAEANAIVQAARNGVRIDSADIYVTASPCFGCFKLIANSGITRICFGEFYRDERIFTLSNQLGITLDHIKLGEESAT